From the genome of Cherax quadricarinatus isolate ZL_2023a chromosome 30, ASM3850222v1, whole genome shotgun sequence:
TGTTACGGTTTGCCCCGCTATCCTTAATGACAGATGCCTCCATGACGTCCAGGGAAGCCACACACTGCTTCAGCAGAGTTATCCTCATCTCTTGCTCTTCGCAGTTCAGATGGTCATACGAGTCATTCGAGGTCTGAGGAAGCTGAGCTGTAGGACTGCGGAGGGTTGACGAACTAGATGGTGTCCAGCTGGATTTGTTAGAAACCAAGCGGAGCTCAGACGGTACTGTTCTGGTAGGGGACGTGTTTTTAAGCGGGGAAATAAAATCCAGGCTACGGAGATCGAGTTTGGGGTATATATAGTCACCAGTATCAGAATGACTCTTCATGATGCTGGCAACCAACTCTTGTCTTGTTTTATCTACATCAGCTGATTTTCCTATTCCTACTGATCTAACTCCTTCACTCAGGGGTGAATTGGGCTTCCTGATGATTGACGTAAACGTCGATGATGGCTTCTCTGCACTACTCCCcaagctgctggtgctggtagcgGGTAAGGCCGGTTGTTCAGTCAGCTTCCCGTCATACTCTACCTGGCGGTTCATTTCCTCCACCTGGTGaaatattgttattatatttTAGAGATTATTAAATATTCCACAAAGATTGAGAAAACAAGGTAAGTAAGCGTATTTCTACCTAGCATTGAGGCCATTTTCTATGTGAAGCCTCACTATACAGTACTTATCTCCGGTTTTATTATTTCCACATGTGATCGTTTGTGTTATTAACCAGTGCTTATTACACTTTCgtgtttgaatattttttttaacctcGTGTAATTTAGGGAGGCCCTTAAGTTTTAACATAATTGAGTTTTGTCGAATGCTGTGATTTGTTTTATAATAATATTAGTATGTTGTGTACAAGTTCATTGTAGTTCTCAAACCTTACAAAGAAGATATTAAGAGCTAAATAAAGCACCATTCATATTTCCCGTTACATGCTCGGAATAAATCTAAAGGGTGATTATTTTCAGGGGTTCTAAAATCGTGGAGGAAAATGCGATTTTTAATTAATCTTTGATGATTGGTTGTAATAGTATATGTAAGCACATATGTTTGCAATttttaaatattaatataaaagATCAACCTTGCCAACAGATATGATCATAAAAAAAGGAATGGCCCCCATTATACTCGGTTTTCATCTTAAACATGGTGAGTCATCAAGCCTTCCGTTATAAGTCCACAGGCATATTACATAAACATAGCATTTGCTTGGAGAATACCATTGCAATTACCAACTAAAAAATAATCCATCCACAGATTAGTTAATACAAGTACAAAAAAATGAGTTTCCAAAGCTGTTCCAGATTTTCGAAAGTATAACTTAACATTGAATGCGATGCATAATTTTATCATTTTAATAATTATATTAGCGTTTAAAGGGAGATTTTTTTCTGGGAGTTATCTGGCAAGGTACTTCCGGAGATCACCTACGAATACCTTCGTAAAGAAAACATTACCTTTAGTATTGACTACGGAAAGATACCATCAAAATGTTAGCCGTACTCTCTAGTTTTATAGTCTCAGTTAATATATATCCATCTTGATCTGCTTTTTGGTGTCCCTGTTGCCTGGATGTAGCTGTTTTGGCACCTCTTAGTCTTTTATATATCTACACTTTGTATCCATCTGTTAGTGCCACTATCTCTTACAGCCATATTGCCTGTCTGTCAATCTGTTAGTACCTCTCTCTTTTTACGTTCTTGTTGGCTAGCTATCCATAGGTTTGTACCTCTGTCTTGTCTATCGCTGTTGCCTATCGCAGGGTAGCCATACCTCGTGCAGCAGAGAGTTGGCCGTAGCCTGGGCTAGCGTAGCGTGGTCCAGGTGAGCCACCAGACGCCTCCTGAGTGAGGTGGAGGCTCTGTCCAACTGTTCCAGCGCCTCCTTAATCTCCTGCACCTCCTCGCCCTTCTTCCTCGCCCTCACCTGCAAGGACGACGAGCATTATGGTTATCATAGAGATGTCAGTCTGGAATTGACTAACAAAGTTCTGGGAAAAATTTGTAATTGTGAGGTTGtcgtttgttgttttttttttcgaTTGTCCCCTTCGTCATTTGTCGTAATAAAAACATTTATAAACATTGTTTTAATTCTATCATTACTCACCGCTGAACATTAGGTGGCATCGTTAGCTCTGGTGTGTAGGTGGGGGCACTTACCTGAAGGGGTGCTCTTGATGCTGTCGCAAACAGCGACACCCTCGTGAAGGAGTGGGGTGATACTGGTACAGGTAACTAACCTGGAGAAGTCCAGTGATCCTggcgcaggtggtggtgtatgtagtgaGGGCAGAGGTGAGGACAgctgtgaggtgagtgaggtggtggccAGCACAGGTCTCCAGCGCCACTGAATCACACTCTTTGCACCACATTCTCAGCCTGCTCCTGCAAACATAACCTGTGTAAACATAACCTTATTTACATGCAAATTAATTTGCATCTTCAGACTTCTGTCTCTTTCCACCCGTGTGATCTCACTCTCCATACAATCTCTTACTTATGTTATTCGCAGTGACTCACAATCTCAATATTTCCCCCCTCACTATCTTTCAatctttctcccatatctctcatccAGTGTTCTATACACACACGCTCACTAACTCGTGCTTTATGGAACACTGGAACTAAATGGTCATTCAGCACTGTATTCCTTACAGTGCCATATACGCAATCTGAACAACACATTAAAAATCATTCACACAAGCACCATACACAAATAGTCATACTACGTTAAACTTTCGTTAAATTAATTATTTGACAGTCCCTTAAC
Proteins encoded in this window:
- the LOC128692621 gene encoding uncharacterized protein isoform X3, which translates into the protein MLSTWHWWSGGGTNSHSCVSLHLQTTTSTYAGCLKGTSMPLSSSTPVTTRKLSPLRSPHQDLVDLLSCPVCLEDYQVEGQGGREPLFLACHHSVCRVCLPKLIKVQPGKTERNNKDVGELSCPECRLVTLVPPSGLSQNFYLVSLIESGRKKPKELSRSRLRMWCKECDSVALETCAGHHLTHLTAVLTSALTTYTTTCARITGLLQVRARKKGEEVQEIKEALEQLDRASTSLRRRLVAHLDHATLAQATANSLLHEVEEMNRQVEYDGKLTEQPALPATSTSSLGSSAEKPSSTFTSIIRKPNSPLSEGVRSVGIGKSADVDKTRQELVASIMKSHSDTGDYIYPKLDLRSLDFISPLKNTSPTRTVPSELRLVSNKSSWTPSSSSTLRSPTAQLPQTSNDSYDHLNCEEQEMRITLLKQCVASLDVMEASVIKDSGANRNTLSHDKTDGDGLSKDALLSMFQKALDTLDDE
- the LOC128692621 gene encoding tripartite motif-containing protein 10-like isoform X4, which gives rise to MPLSSSTPVTTRKLSPLRSPHQDLVDLLSCPVCLEDYQVEGQGGREPLFLACHHSVCRVCLPKLIKVQPGKTERNNKDVGELSCPECRLVTLVPPSGLSQNFYLVSLIESGRKKPKELSRSRLRMWCKECDSVALETCAGHHLTHLTAVLTSALTTYTTTCARITGLLQVRARKKGEEVQEIKEALEQLDRASTSLRRRLVAHLDHATLAQATANSLLHEVEEMNRQVEYDGKLTEQPALPATSTSSLGSSAEKPSSTFTSIIRKPNSPLSEGVRSVGIGKSADVDKTRQELVASIMKSHSDTGDYIYPKLDLRSLDFISPLKNTSPTRTVPSELRLVSNKSSWTPSSSSTLRSPTAQLPQTSNDSYDHLNCEEQEMRITLLKQCVASLDVMEASVIKDSGANRNTLSHDKTDGDGLSKDALLSMFQKALDTLDDE
- the LOC128692621 gene encoding uncharacterized protein isoform X1, producing the protein MNYHLGSRSHRRIVNNSLSSKPGKTPVKPAHSQHHQKTDSVTTHNHLRATKSHPQHTKTSKTLHHQLSTKTAKSSHLRTHSNTHRPWLTLRPRAMFQKLRSPTEAQSFPYITDKRDEFQVKGTSMPLSSSTPVTTRKLSPLRSPHQDLVDLLSCPVCLEDYQVEGQGGREPLFLACHHSVCRVCLPKLIKVQPGKTERNNKDVGELSCPECRLVTLVPPSGLSQNFYLVSLIESGRKKPKELSRSRLRMWCKECDSVALETCAGHHLTHLTAVLTSALTTYTTTCARITGLLQVRARKKGEEVQEIKEALEQLDRASTSLRRRLVAHLDHATLAQATANSLLHEVEEMNRQVEYDGKLTEQPALPATSTSSLGSSAEKPSSTFTSIIRKPNSPLSEGVRSVGIGKSADVDKTRQELVASIMKSHSDTGDYIYPKLDLRSLDFISPLKNTSPTRTVPSELRLVSNKSSWTPSSSSTLRSPTAQLPQTSNDSYDHLNCEEQEMRITLLKQCVASLDVMEASVIKDSGANRNTLSHDKTDGDGLSKDALLSMFQKALDTLDDE
- the LOC128692621 gene encoding uncharacterized protein isoform X2 translates to MNYHLGSRSHRRIVNNSLSSKPGKTPVKPAHSQHHQKTDSVTTHNHLRATKSHPQHTKTSKTLHHQLSTKTAKSSHLRTHSNTHRPWLTLRPRAMFQKLRSPTEAQSFPYITDKRDEFQVKGTSMPLSSSTPVTTRKLSPLRSPHQDLVDLLSCPVCLEDYQVEGQGGREPLFLACHHSVCRVCLPKLIKVQPGKTERNNKDVGELSCPECRLVTLVPPSGLSQNFYLVSLIESGRKKPKELSRLRMWCKECDSVALETCAGHHLTHLTAVLTSALTTYTTTCARITGLLQVRARKKGEEVQEIKEALEQLDRASTSLRRRLVAHLDHATLAQATANSLLHEVEEMNRQVEYDGKLTEQPALPATSTSSLGSSAEKPSSTFTSIIRKPNSPLSEGVRSVGIGKSADVDKTRQELVASIMKSHSDTGDYIYPKLDLRSLDFISPLKNTSPTRTVPSELRLVSNKSSWTPSSSSTLRSPTAQLPQTSNDSYDHLNCEEQEMRITLLKQCVASLDVMEASVIKDSGANRNTLSHDKTDGDGLSKDALLSMFQKALDTLDDE